The uncultured Desulfatiglans sp. DNA window AGTGCCGGCGTGATAATGGCGAACATGCATTGAAAAATCATGAAGGCCAGATGCGGGACCGTTGTCCCGTAGTCCGCGCTCGGCTCCATGCCCACGCCTTTCAGGCCGAACCAGTCCAGGCCGCCGATCAGCCCGGCATAGTCGGGGCCGAAGGCCATGGTGTAACCCCAAAGCACCCACTCGAGCGTCACCACCCCCAGGATGATGAAGCTCTGCATCAGGGTCCCCAGGATGTTCTTGCTGCGCACCATACCGCCGTAAAACAGAGCCAGCCCGGGCGTCATCAGCATCACCAGGGCGGCGGACATCAAAACAAACACCGTATCTCCCACGTTCATAACCTGCCTCCTCCTTTGCTAAATGTTTTTGAAAGGCAAAGAGCAAGCGTCGTGCCAGACTGGATCTGCCTGAAAAATACATTAAAAAAACCTTGAATTTCAGCATAATGCACCTAAACAGCAAGGCGGGTCTGCATCACATGGTATACTGATTTGTAGAAAACCACCGCCGCATATACATTTTTGTATGATTATTTCCGATCCATACCTCCACGCCCGGATTCCTTCATTGACAAGCCTCCGCCGCAAGGCCTATCATCGGGGACAAACCGGCGGGTCCCGTCTTCCTGCGGGCGAAATTCTATCGCCTCCGCCGGAGACCCGGGACCGGGGCCGTTCAAGTCATTGCAAAGGGGATCGTCTTCATGAAATTGATCAAAGCCATCATCAAACCGTTCAAGCTGGACGAAGTCAAAGACGCGATCCTGCAGCTGGGGGTCGGGGGGATCACCATCACCGAGGTCAAGGGATTCGGGCGCCAGAAGGGGCACAAAGAGATCTATCGCGGGGCCGAGTATGTCGTCGATTTTCTGCCGAAGACGAAGATCGAGGTCGTCGTCCCGACCGATCTGGTGCCACGGGTCATCGAGGTCATCAAAGAGAAGGCCTACACCGGCAGCATCGGAGACGGCAAGATCTTTGTCCTGCCGGTCGAAAAGGCCATTCGCATTCGCACGGGGGAGGAGGACACGGATGCCATTTGAGGGCTCTATCCACGCCGCTTGACCTTTCGCCGTCCGTGGACAACGGTGCTTTACCCCGTGCGCCGGCCGGCGGTTCTCCGCCGCCTGCATCGCTCCGGCACCCAGGCTGGGCCGGGGGCTGCAGATCCAAGGCCGCGCTGCCCTGATCGACCATGACCTCCAAAGATTTGCGCACTCAAATTAGCATCGTTTCGCGGTTCGTCTCCGATCGGACCGAACTGGTCCGTAAATTCATCTCATTGAAGAGCGGCTTCCGTTTCTGCCAGGCCTACACAGAGCTCGTGGATCGATTCACCCGGCGCCTCTTCTTCGAGGCCGGCCTGAAGAAGCGTGCGCGCGAACCGCGGAACAAACCCTTCATCATCCTCGCCCTCGGCAGCTATGGCCGGAGGGAACTCTGTTTCGGCTCGGACATCGACTTCATGGTCATCCACGAGGGCCGTGAAGATCCTGAACTGAACGAGATCATCCCCCGCGCCCTTTACCCGCTCTGGGACGCCCACCTCGAGGTGGGGCACGCGACGCTGACGATCCCCGCCTGCATCCGCCTGGCCATGGAGGATTTCACGGTCCTTACGGCCCTTCTGGACGCCCGGCCGATCCTCGGGTCGCGCCCCTTTTACGATCTTTTCGAGCAGGCGTTTCTCTCACGTCTCTTTCGTGAACGCGAAAAGATCCTCAAGCACTTCATGGCCGCTCGCCGAAAACAGGAAGAGCAGTTTCGCACCGAGGCCTTTTTCGTCGAGCCCGACATCAAGGAAGGACCGGGGGGGCTCAGGGACCTCCATTTCATGAACTGGATGGCGAGAATCTATTTTTCCTGCGTCCGGTTCAGCCAGATCCGCCGTTTTGCCGTCTTCTCGCACTTCGATCTCTATACGCTCGCCCACTCGAAAAGCTTCCTTCTCAAGGTCCGCAACCAGCTGCACTTCCTTGCGCAGCGCAAGGAGGACCGCCTGCTGCTCACCTACCAGAAGGATCTGGCCGACCGCCTCGGCTACACGGACGACCCGAACCTCAGCGCACCGCTCAAGTTCATGAAGAACGTCTATCGACACCTGAACCGCATCCGATATGGATACGAAGCCTTCCAGGTCAAGGCCCTCGATATCATCCACCCATCCCCTGCCGATGAGAACGCGTCGATCGGCCCCTTTTTCCAGGTGACCAACGGGAATCTCGTCCTCCGCCAGGACCTATCGCTCAAGACCGACCCCGGCCTCATCCTGAAGGCCCTCGAGCAGGCGAACGAACAGGGCCTCTTCTGGGGATCCGGCCTGATCTGGGAGGCCCGGCGGATCATCGCCCGGTCGAAGCGCCGCCTCCTGGGCCTCCAGGACGCCCGCCCGGCGCTCCTGCGCGTCCTCAGCCGCCCGCGCAACCCGAAAATCATCCGTCTCGCGCTCGAAATCGGGCTCCTGGAGCTGTTCATCCCCGAGTTCAAGCGGATCCGCAACCTGCCCGAACTTGGCTTCTACCACGTCGACACGGTGGATATCCATTCGCTCCGGACGGCGGAGGTGCTGGAACAGATGTCCGAAGGGGCATACGACGAACGGTGGCCCATCTTCCGTGCGGTCTTCGAGGGCCTCCCCCATCCGGAACGTCTGTTTCTGGCCGGGGTCCTTCACGATGTCGGGAAAGGCTATCCGGACGATCACAGCGTGAAAGGGGCGGCACTGGTTCGGCCGATCCTCCGGCGCTTCGGCATCGATCGAGCGGCGGCGGAAGCCATCGCCGCCCTGGTCAGGCACCACCTCCTTCTTGCCCGCGTGTCGCAGCGCCGCGATCTGAGCGATGAGAAGACCTCCGTTCAGACGGCACAGACCGTGCAATCCACCGAACTCCTCGACATGCTCTTCCTCCTCACCGCAGCGGACAGCTTCGCCACGGGCCCGATGGCGCGCACGGAGTGGAAGCTCCACCTCATCACGGAGCTCTATGCGAAGACCCGGCGGATCCTCGAGAAGGACACCCTCGCAACCCCCCACGCCACCCGCCGATTCACCGAGCAGAAAAAACAGGTCCTCAAATCCCTCAAAGGCCGCTTCCCGGCCCGAGACGTGCGAAGGCTCCTCGAACAGATCTCCTCGCGCTACTTCATCGGCACGCCCATCGAGGACGTGGTGGCGCAAGTGGCCCTCGCCCTCGATCTCGGTGAATCCCCCTTCGCCTGGTCCGTGCGCAGGAGAGCGGATGCGCCGGTGACACGCATCCTCCAGTGCATCCGGGATCGGAGGGGGCTTTTCAGCGACCTGGCCGGGGTTTTCACGCTCAACAACATCGGGGTTCTTTCGGCCCAGATCTTCACCCTCAAGAACGGACTGGCCTTCGACATCTACGAGGTGACCAATCCCCTCGATCCCCTGCGGGAGGACGAAACATGGGGGCGCGTCAGGGAGCAGATCACGCAGGTGCTGCGAGGCGAGTTCTCACTGGACGAGCGCATTGCGAAGAAAGAGGAAGGGCAGCTTTCCCAGGCCGTCTCGTGGATCACGTGGCCCAGGTCGGTCCAGATCGACAACGAGGCCTCCGATTTTTTCACGATCGTGGAGGTCGCGGCGGACGCCCGGATGGGGCTACTGTACCGCATCGCCAAGGTCCTGACGGCGCACGGGCTCGACATCCGCTTCGCCACCGTCAACAGGGACCAGGAAAAGCTGCTGGGTGTGTTCTACGTGCAGACCCCCGAGGGGGAAAAGCTCTTCGACCCCCTGCCGATCGACCGGGTCCGCCGGTCGATCCAGGAGGTCATCCAGTAAAGACGCCCGCAGATGGGCGCCCAGATGGGCCAAAAAGACCCTTTCCGGATGGGATCTAAAGGATCCCCGCGGCCTTCTGAACGGCCGCGATGATCTTCGGGATCTGTTCGTCCATCCGGATCTGGATCGGGATGGTCAGGCAGCGCGAAAGCCGCTCGGCGGTGCGCGGCAAGGCCTCGGGGTCATAGGCGCAGCGCAACGCGCCTTCGGGTGTCCTGAAGGGATACCCGGACCGGAAAGGCGTTTTCCCCCCCAGCAGGTGCTCCCAGTGCCCGTAGTAATGCCAGGTGTTGTCGTACCAATAGACCGGCGGGCATCCGGCCTCCTTCATCACCTGGGCGAAGGACCGCGCCTGATCGGCGGTCGGAAGCGAAAACATCAGGAAGGACCCGATATCTCCGTCAGGGTCGGGGGATGAGCGGAGCTGCACCTGTGGGATCTTGGAGAGGACCTCCTGGATGCGCCGTTTGTTCTCGCGCTGAGGGGCCAGGATCGCGCGGTTGAGCTTGCGCAGCTGCGCCAGGCCGAGCGCCCCCTGCAGCTCCATCATCCGGAAGTTGAAGCCGATGAAATTCCGCTTCTCGAGCCCCCGGCCCACGGCGGGGTCGTGGTCGTGCCCGTGGTCGTGGTATTCGCTCGCCCGGATGTAGGCTTCCTCGTCCTGGAAAAGCACCATGCCGCCTTCCCCGGTCGTCATGGTCTTGACCGAGTCGAAGGAAAATGTCCCCATGCGGCCGTAAGTCCCTACGTGCTTTCCCCCGATCCGCCCGCCGCAGGACTGAGCGGTGTCTTCGATCACCGGCAGCTCGAAGCGGCACGCCTCCTCGATAATCGCCTCGATCCGCGCCTGGCCGCCGCACATGTGCACCGGGACGATCGCCCTGGTCCGCGGGGTGATCCTGCGCGCTATATCCTCCGGATCGAGGCAGAAGGTGCCGTCGATCTCGGCAAACACCGGCACCGCCCCGATGTCCAGGATCGCCTCCCAGGTCGCCACGAAGGTGAATCCCTGGGTGATCACCTCGTCCCCCGGCCCGATCCCGAGGGCCGCCAGGGCCACCCGCAGCGCCGCCGTCCCGGAGGAGACCGCCAGCGCCCATCCGGCGCCGCAATAGTCGGCGAAGGCCTTCTCGAACTCCGCGACCTTGTAGATCCCCTGCCGCTCCTTGTCGAACTCATAGCGGAACAGGACCTTGCGCGACAAAACATCCAGGATCTCTTTCCGCTCTTCTTCCCCCAGCACTTCAAAACCCGGCATGGTATTCTCCTCTTTTCCCTGTTGGCAACCCCGAGGCCGCGAAGGATCAGGCCTCCCGGATAGGGTCATCCCCGTGTCTGCGCCTTTTCGGAAGACGCCTCGTTTCCGATTTCCCGACCGCCTGTCCCTGCGGCCGAAACCGGCCGTCTTTCGGACTAACGGCCTTCAAACGCGCGTCGATAGATCTTTTCAGCCGCGGCTGCGCTCATCGGCCGGGGGTTGTTCAAGATGGGCCGCGTAACGTTCATGGCCGCCTCGGCCATCCGGGGAATGGCATCCTCCGGGACCCCCAGGTCCCGCAGCCTGAGCGGCGCGCCGATGTCCTGGGAAAGCTCCCACACCCGTTCGGCGGCCTCGGCGGCGAGGGCCCTTTCGCTCCTGCCTTTGGCCGGGGCCCCCATGGCGACGGCCACCGCGGCGAACTTCTCCGTGTGGCCGGGGAAGTTGAAATCGAGCACATAAGGAAGCATCAGCGCGTTGGCGATCCCATGCGGGATGTCGAAAAAGGCCCCGAGCGGGTAGGCCAGCGCGTGCACCGCCCCCACGCCGCTCATCGCCAGGCCGAGACCCGCCAGATAGCTCGCCTGCAGCATCCGGGTCCGATGATGGAGATTACCCCCCTGAAAGACGGCCCCCCTCAGGCTCCCGGCGATCGTCTTGAC harbors:
- the glnD gene encoding Bifunctional uridylyltransferase/uridylyl-removing enzyme, whose amino-acid sequence is MTSKDLRTQISIVSRFVSDRTELVRKFISLKSGFRFCQAYTELVDRFTRRLFFEAGLKKRAREPRNKPFIILALGSYGRRELCFGSDIDFMVIHEGREDPELNEIIPRALYPLWDAHLEVGHATLTIPACIRLAMEDFTVLTALLDARPILGSRPFYDLFEQAFLSRLFREREKILKHFMAARRKQEEQFRTEAFFVEPDIKEGPGGLRDLHFMNWMARIYFSCVRFSQIRRFAVFSHFDLYTLAHSKSFLLKVRNQLHFLAQRKEDRLLLTYQKDLADRLGYTDDPNLSAPLKFMKNVYRHLNRIRYGYEAFQVKALDIIHPSPADENASIGPFFQVTNGNLVLRQDLSLKTDPGLILKALEQANEQGLFWGSGLIWEARRIIARSKRRLLGLQDARPALLRVLSRPRNPKIIRLALEIGLLELFIPEFKRIRNLPELGFYHVDTVDIHSLRTAEVLEQMSEGAYDERWPIFRAVFEGLPHPERLFLAGVLHDVGKGYPDDHSVKGAALVRPILRRFGIDRAAAEAIAALVRHHLLLARVSQRRDLSDEKTSVQTAQTVQSTELLDMLFLLTAADSFATGPMARTEWKLHLITELYAKTRRILEKDTLATPHATRRFTEQKKQVLKSLKGRFPARDVRRLLEQISSRYFIGTPIEDVVAQVALALDLGESPFAWSVRRRADAPVTRILQCIRDRRGLFSDLAGVFTLNNIGVLSAQIFTLKNGLAFDIYEVTNPLDPLREDETWGRVREQITQVLRGEFSLDERIAKKEEGQLSQAVSWITWPRSVQIDNEASDFFTIVEVAADARMGLLYRIAKVLTAHGLDIRFATVNRDQEKLLGVFYVQTPEGEKLFDPLPIDRVRRSIQEVIQ
- a CDS encoding conserved hypothetical protein (Evidence 4 : Unknown function but conserved in other organisms), with protein sequence MPGFEVLGEEERKEILDVLSRKVLFRYEFDKERQGIYKVAEFEKAFADYCGAGWALAVSSGTAALRVALAALGIGPGDEVITQGFTFVATWEAILDIGAVPVFAEIDGTFCLDPEDIARRITPRTRAIVPVHMCGGQARIEAIIEEACRFELPVIEDTAQSCGGRIGGKHVGTYGRMGTFSFDSVKTMTTGEGGMVLFQDEEAYIRASEYHDHGHDHDPAVGRGLEKRNFIGFNFRMMELQGALGLAQLRKLNRAILAPQRENKRRIQEVLSKIPQVQLRSSPDPDGDIGSFLMFSLPTADQARSFAQVMKEAGCPPVYWYDNTWHYYGHWEHLLGGKTPFRSGYPFRTPEGALRCAYDPEALPRTAERLSRCLTIPIQIRMDEQIPKIIAAVQKAAGIL
- the glnK gene encoding regulatory protein, P-II 2, for nitrogen assimilation by glutamine synthetase, regulates GlnL (NRII) and GlnE (ATase) (Evidence 2a : Function from experimental evidences in other organisms; Product type r : regulator), whose product is MKLIKAIIKPFKLDEVKDAILQLGVGGITITEVKGFGRQKGHKEIYRGAEYVVDFLPKTKIEVVVPTDLVPRVIEVIKEKAYTGSIGDGKIFVLPVEKAIRIRTGEEDTDAI